In Hydractinia symbiolongicarpus strain clone_291-10 chromosome 13, HSymV2.1, whole genome shotgun sequence, a single genomic region encodes these proteins:
- the LOC130622886 gene encoding uncharacterized protein LOC130622886: MRLVFFSRMLTALGILLFRCVIGEFKSNFHTFNAQMIKEARILHKVESVSLTNCYIKCQTTPSCVSFGVESVYKFKSCYLLGKLPSKPSKKVKYLQVLEGASIGTETTKMTPEKTETTAMTPEEAASTATTPEKATETLTTPARAASSAMTPEEVTTTRATTTADVSATITQQQTTPDTGNCSCRPETVCYSYHCQCLKKGFIGEKCNINASFSLTSHIQTRRVPVILKPIALYKELTITFWLMLTENVTSVTQHIFTMSLLPITNNHCNDLGVIRYIDGNNLRVYIAQLAYDMVIPEPVHKWTHIGVIYSDLGFKIYMNGRYLGKYVFTKVNAKTVNFVQIILANDADETTSQTCVPGLAEEGAIGSISHFFVWSRALIPSEIAKAYEMDPVMNDLLISWEEFRLNSDLVTPYPF; encoded by the exons atgagGCTGGTTTTTTTCTCAAGAATGCTAACAGCATTAGGCATACTTCTATTTCGCTGTGTTATTGGAGAATTTAAAAGTAACTTCCACACCTTTAACGCACAAATGATAAAAGAAGCGAGAATTTTACACAAAGTAGAAAGTGTTTCTCTTACAAACTgttacataaaatgtcaaacaaCACCATCTTGCGTATCTTTTGGTGTAGAGTCAGTCTATAAATTCAAGTCTTGCTACCTGTTGGGGAAGTTACCTTCCAAACCATCTAAAAAAGTGAAGTATTTGCAAGTTTTAGAAGGT GCAAGTATAGGAACAGAAACTACTAAAATGACTCCGGAAAAAACAGAAACAACTGCAATGACACCGGAAGAAGCAGCAAGTACTGCTACCACACCGGAAAAAGCGACAGAGACTTTAACAACACCGGCAAGAGCAGCATCATCTGCAATGACACCGGAAGAAGTAACAACAACAAGAGCAACTACAACAGCAGATGTATCGGCAACAATAACGCAACAACAGACAACACCGGATACA GGAAATTGCAGCTGTCGACCAGAAACTGTTTGCTATTCATATCATTGTCAATGTCTGAAGAAGGGATTCATCGGAGAGAAGTGCAATATAA ATGCAAGTTTTTCTCTGACATCTCACATACAGACGAGAAGAGTACCGGTCATATTAAAGCCAATTGCTTTGTATAAAGAACTCACTATCACATTTTGGTTGATGCTGACAGAAAATGTAACTTCAGTGACGCAACATATTTTCACAATGTCTCTCCTACCGATTACGAACAATCACTGTAATGACCTTGGGGTGATTAGATATATAGATGGGAATAACTTAAGAGTGTATATTGCACAACTAGCGTACGACATG GTAATACCAGAACCTGTGCACAAGTGGACTCATATTGGAGTTATATACAGCGATCTTGGCTTTAAAATTTACATGAACGGAAGATATTTAGGAAAATATGTATTTACCAAGGTAAATGCAAAAACAGTGAACTTTGTTCAAATTATACTTGCAAACGATGCGGACGAAACAACTTCCCAGACATGCGTTCCCGGGTTAGCAGAGGAAGGTGCCATTGGGAGTATATCTCATTTCTTTGTGTGGAGTAGAGCATTAATTCCATCAGAGATAGCGAAGGCGTATGAAATGGATCCCGTGATGAACGACCTTTTGATTTCCTGGGAGGAATTTCGATTAAACTCAGATTTAGTGACCCCCTATCCCTTTTGA